A DNA window from Euleptes europaea isolate rEulEur1 chromosome 20, rEulEur1.hap1, whole genome shotgun sequence contains the following coding sequences:
- the RAMAC gene encoding RNA guanine-N7 methyltransferase activating subunit, with amino-acid sequence MASTPDVLSRYEEMFKHRFTSDDAEYQKYVSPPKPPPVVEDWLNRERKVPSTLEILQNYEKMFAHRFTSEDEEYQKYVQRATDPPPLVGDWRSRSGGSQRHRDRFRDSRQFRGRGERYDRQGGYQSGQWQERSWGNSYQQHRQSYPQHGRVPQYGYSSYSSGSQYGYY; translated from the exons ATGGCTTCTACTCCTGATGTCCTTTCGCGTTACGAGGAGATGTTTAAGCATCGGTTTACGTCAGACGACGCGGAATATCAGAAATATGTCAGCCCTCCGAAGCCACCTCCTGTAGTAGAAGATTGGTTAAACAG AGAACGCAAAGTGCCTTCCACACTTGAGATCCTTCAGAATTACGAGAAGATGTTTGCCCATCGATTTACGTCGGAAGATGAGGAGTATCAGAAATACGTCCAGCGCGCCACAGACCCACCTCCCCTAGTAGGAGACTGGAGAAGCCGATCGGGCGGTAGTCAGCGACACAGAGATCG GTTCAGAGATAGCCGACAGTTCAGAGGCAGAGGGGAGAGGTATGACCGGCAAGGAGGCTACCAGTCGGGTCAGTGGCAAGAAAGAAGCTGGGGGAACAGTTACCAGCAACACCGGCAGTCGTATCCCCAGCACGGACGAGTACCCCAGTATGGATACAGTTCTTACTCTTCAGGGTCCCAATATGGTTACTACTGA